A genome region from Dolichospermum compactum NIES-806 includes the following:
- a CDS encoding Rne/Rng family ribonuclease, producing MPKQIIIAEQHQIAAVFSEDQIQELVVATGHHQIGDIYLGVVENVLPGIDAAFVNIGDPERNGFIHVTDLGPLRLKRSAAAITELLTPQQKTLVQVMKEPTGSKGPRLTGNITLPGRYVVLMPYGRGVNLSRRIKSESERNRLRALAILVKPAGMGLLVRTEAEGKPEEAIIEDLEVLQKQWEIVQQEAVTSRAPALLNRDDDFIQRVLRDMYGSDVNRIVVDSSTGLKRVKQYLQNWSGGQTPQGLLIDHHRDRSPILEYFRINAAVREALRPRVDLPSGGYVIIQPTEALTVIDVNSGSFTRSATARETVLWTNCEAAAEIARQLRLRNIAGVIVVDFIDMESRRDQMQVLEHFNKALKADKARPQIAQLTELGLVELTRKRQGQNIYELFGETCPTCGGLGHTVRLPGELENRLPIPAADIPERFVPMPQRESRPPAPTTRISDIGSVPQVTPKDVYDGFGDGFETEPEFSSLHLINHPSYQELNDKRRTRTRRSRIGVNGANGKDESRLPTNPLAFVNDSDLDLEEPELPIPEISPPTINKSGWTERPERTKVKLDPIKVEPPEVITVEMSAKEQDTYAEMGISPLLKLDREGKNPRSVIINVVQPGQSPSEETEVIPEPIVPEKTLPEIVTIKLPTPKFEIEEEDSSFPPLVIFPELTIISKEKATKFEGEIEPEKETKAEEKTELEKEIESDSNNSSILNRRRRRRRRSSALDTDGFGL from the coding sequence ATGCCAAAACAAATTATCATCGCGGAGCAGCATCAAATTGCTGCTGTATTTTCAGAAGATCAAATACAAGAACTCGTTGTAGCTACGGGTCATCACCAAATTGGTGATATCTATCTGGGTGTAGTAGAAAATGTATTACCTGGGATAGATGCGGCTTTTGTTAATATCGGCGATCCAGAACGCAACGGGTTTATTCACGTCACTGATTTAGGTCCATTAAGGCTGAAACGTAGTGCAGCGGCGATTACAGAACTGTTGACACCACAACAAAAAACTTTAGTGCAGGTAATGAAAGAGCCAACTGGATCAAAAGGTCCCAGGCTCACAGGTAATATCACTTTACCCGGACGTTATGTAGTGTTAATGCCTTATGGACGAGGGGTAAATTTATCGAGACGGATTAAAAGCGAAAGTGAACGTAATCGCCTCAGAGCTTTGGCTATTTTGGTGAAACCAGCAGGGATGGGTTTGCTGGTACGCACAGAAGCAGAAGGAAAGCCAGAAGAAGCCATTATTGAAGATTTGGAAGTGCTGCAAAAGCAGTGGGAAATTGTGCAGCAAGAAGCAGTAACTTCCCGTGCGCCGGCTCTACTGAATCGTGATGATGACTTTATTCAGCGCGTACTTAGGGATATGTATGGTAGTGACGTGAATCGCATAGTTGTTGATTCCAGCACTGGCTTAAAACGGGTGAAGCAGTATTTACAAAACTGGAGTGGTGGACAAACACCCCAAGGATTGTTAATTGATCATCACCGCGATCGCTCTCCCATTTTAGAATATTTCCGCATCAATGCCGCCGTCCGTGAAGCCCTCAGACCGAGGGTAGATTTACCATCAGGTGGTTATGTCATCATCCAACCGACGGAAGCTTTAACCGTCATAGACGTGAACTCCGGTTCATTCACCCGTTCGGCAACTGCTAGAGAAACAGTCCTGTGGACAAATTGCGAAGCGGCGGCGGAAATTGCTCGTCAGTTACGGTTGCGGAATATTGCGGGGGTAATTGTGGTTGATTTCATTGATATGGAATCCCGACGTGATCAAATGCAAGTTTTAGAACACTTTAACAAAGCTCTAAAAGCGGATAAAGCCCGTCCCCAAATTGCCCAACTGACTGAACTAGGTTTAGTTGAACTGACTCGTAAGCGTCAAGGTCAAAACATTTATGAATTGTTTGGCGAAACTTGTCCTACTTGCGGCGGTTTAGGACATACCGTCAGATTACCTGGAGAACTGGAAAACCGTCTGCCTATCCCGGCTGCGGACATCCCAGAGCGGTTTGTACCCATGCCTCAAAGGGAATCTCGTCCACCTGCACCTACTACTCGCATCTCTGATATCGGTAGTGTGCCACAAGTGACACCAAAAGATGTCTATGATGGCTTTGGCGATGGATTTGAAACCGAACCGGAATTTAGTTCTCTGCATCTGATTAATCATCCTAGTTACCAAGAATTAAATGATAAGCGACGTACCCGTACCCGTCGTAGCCGTATTGGTGTAAATGGTGCTAACGGTAAAGATGAATCTCGCTTACCTACCAATCCTCTAGCTTTTGTTAATGATTCAGATTTAGACTTAGAAGAACCTGAATTACCAATACCAGAAATCTCTCCCCCAACTATTAATAAATCAGGTTGGACGGAAAGACCAGAACGGACAAAGGTAAAATTAGACCCGATTAAGGTAGAACCACCAGAGGTAATTACGGTAGAAATGTCAGCAAAGGAACAGGATACTTATGCTGAAATGGGAATTTCTCCTTTACTCAAGTTAGATCGGGAGGGAAAAAATCCCAGATCGGTGATTATTAATGTTGTGCAACCAGGACAATCACCTAGTGAAGAAACTGAAGTTATCCCTGAACCAATTGTTCCGGAAAAAACACTTCCTGAAATCGTCACTATTAAACTACCGACACCAAAATTTGAGATAGAAGAAGAAGATTCATCCTTTCCACCATTAGTAATATTTCCAGAATTGACAATAATTTCCAAAGAAAAGGCAACTAAATTTGAAGGAGAAATAGAACCGGAGAAAGAAACTAAAGCTGAAGAAAAAACGGAACTTGAAAAAGAAATAGAATCGGATAGCAATAATAGTTCTATTCTTAATCGTCGTCGTCGTCGTCGTCGTCGTTCATCAGCCTTAGATACAGATGGTTTCGGACTGTGA
- a CDS encoding ribonuclease HII, whose product MGDIKPASWDNSSWLEFSTYSNMQGAVGGVDEVGRGALFGPVVAAVVILPVDALSILMLDNIKDSKKLSSYRRTKLAQKIATLAVDWRIGYATTAEIDELNILQATLLAMKRAVLKLRVKPELCLIDGNQLVKNLPIPQETVVKGDERSLNIAAASIMAKVWRDDLLQRLALKYSLYDLEKNKGYGSPRHLLALQKYGLSSLHRRSFRPCQTILDFGS is encoded by the coding sequence ATGGGAGATATTAAACCTGCATCCTGGGATAATTCGAGTTGGTTAGAGTTTTCTACTTACTCAAATATGCAGGGTGCAGTTGGGGGTGTAGATGAGGTAGGCAGGGGCGCTTTATTTGGTCCTGTGGTGGCAGCGGTAGTTATATTACCAGTAGATGCTTTGTCAATATTAATGTTGGATAACATTAAGGATAGTAAAAAGTTGTCTAGTTATCGGAGAACTAAACTGGCTCAAAAAATTGCCACGTTGGCTGTAGATTGGAGAATTGGTTATGCTACAACTGCGGAAATAGATGAGTTGAATATTTTACAGGCAACTCTTTTGGCAATGAAGCGTGCTGTTTTGAAGCTGCGGGTAAAGCCTGAACTGTGTTTGATTGATGGTAATCAGTTGGTGAAGAATTTGCCAATACCTCAAGAAACAGTTGTCAAAGGTGATGAGAGATCGCTTAATATTGCCGCAGCTAGTATCATGGCAAAGGTTTGGCGTGATGATTTGCTGCAACGGTTAGCGTTAAAATATTCGCTGTATGATCTAGAAAAGAATAAAGGTTATGGAAGTCCGCGTCATTTACTGGCGCTTCAAAAATACGGACTTTCATCTTTACATCGTCGCTCTTTTCGTCCTTGCCAAACAATTTTGGATTTTGGATCTTAG
- a CDS encoding DUF1997 domain-containing protein translates to MVTKFIASQSVEISVPKQSIPIQHYLRQPQRLVNALADNTRIQQLSEEVFRLKMRPLSFMSLSIQPTVDMRVWADASGTIYLRSLGCEILGFEYINERFALNLKGYLSPVQLNGETHLQGKADLEVLVDIPQPFSFTPKSILETTGNGLLKSVLLTIKQRLLHHLLADYRHWVISQTQNNEIDHTAGVRSQESGVILPTLNFE, encoded by the coding sequence ATGGTTACTAAGTTTATTGCCTCTCAATCGGTGGAAATTTCCGTTCCTAAGCAATCTATTCCTATTCAACACTACTTGCGGCAGCCTCAACGTTTAGTTAATGCCTTAGCTGATAATACAAGAATTCAACAACTTTCTGAAGAAGTTTTTCGGTTAAAAATGCGTCCTTTGTCTTTTATGTCACTGAGTATTCAGCCGACTGTAGACATGAGAGTTTGGGCAGATGCCAGTGGTACAATTTATTTGCGATCGCTCGGTTGTGAGATATTGGGTTTTGAGTATATTAACGAAAGGTTTGCACTGAATTTAAAAGGCTATTTGTCACCAGTTCAACTCAATGGTGAAACTCACTTGCAAGGGAAAGCTGATTTGGAAGTTTTAGTAGACATACCGCAACCATTTTCCTTTACACCCAAATCAATTTTAGAAACTACAGGGAATGGATTGCTCAAAAGTGTTTTACTAACAATTAAGCAAAGATTGTTACATCACCTCTTAGCAGATTATCGTCATTGGGTAATCTCGCAAACTCAAAATAACGAGATTGATCATACAGCAGGAGTCAGGAGTCAGGAGTCAGGAGTCATATTACCAACTTTAAATTTTGAGTAG
- the pheA gene encoding prephenate dehydratase, with amino-acid sequence MNLKIAHLGPPGTYAEQAAFFYLNWLKTHSDINSQTNFELCSYSTIAQSLQAIVDKQAEIAVVPVENSIEGSVNMTMDSLWQLGNLKIQLALVLPIQHTLISYATSLDNIKTVYSHPQALAQCQEWLSQFLPNVNLIPRNSTTEALQGLEEEVTTAAISSSRAAQLYNLPILARGINDYPENCTRFWVVSTEENYPLDCTHTSLAFSVPANVPGALIKVLSVFARLGINLSRIESRPTKRSLGEYLFYLDIEADVNAQIMKSALEELRNYTEILKIFGSYSVLPINL; translated from the coding sequence ATGAATCTAAAAATCGCTCATTTAGGTCCCCCAGGAACTTATGCCGAACAAGCGGCTTTTTTTTATCTCAACTGGTTAAAAACCCATTCAGACATTAATTCTCAAACAAACTTTGAATTATGTTCATATTCTACCATTGCTCAGTCCCTACAAGCTATTGTAGATAAACAAGCAGAAATAGCTGTTGTCCCAGTAGAAAATTCTATTGAAGGTAGTGTCAACATGACAATGGATAGCTTATGGCAATTGGGGAATTTAAAAATTCAGTTAGCTTTAGTTTTACCAATTCAACACACATTAATTTCCTATGCCACAAGTTTAGATAATATTAAAACTGTCTATTCTCATCCTCAAGCGTTAGCGCAATGTCAAGAATGGTTATCACAGTTCTTGCCAAATGTCAATTTAATTCCCCGAAATTCAACCACTGAAGCACTACAGGGATTAGAAGAAGAGGTCACTACAGCAGCTATATCTTCTAGTCGGGCGGCACAATTGTATAATTTACCTATTCTTGCCAGAGGGATTAATGATTATCCAGAAAACTGTACTCGGTTTTGGGTCGTAAGCACGGAGGAAAATTATCCCCTTGATTGTACTCATACATCTTTAGCTTTCAGCGTGCCAGCTAATGTACCGGGTGCATTAATAAAAGTATTGTCAGTATTTGCTCGTTTAGGGATTAATCTGAGTCGAATTGAATCGCGTCCGACAAAACGTTCCTTAGGGGAATATTTATTTTATTTGGATATTGAAGCAGATGTAAATGCACAAATCATGAAATCTGCTTTGGAAGAGTTGCGAAATTATACAGAAATTTTGAAAATTTTTGGTAGCTATAGTGTGTTACCAATTAATTTATAA
- a CDS encoding GDSL-type esterase/lipase family protein: MPSFPTSTLMQISVAPKLCQPLKIVALGDSLVYGYGDPEKGGWVEQLRRWWMLPDSVGHVLYNLGVRGDRTQQICQRLEVEFRHRGEIRNRVPDLIILSVGVNDTPRLRSPNGRNYTDFGQFESEIATLLDQAQKLCPVLFVGMVPVDESKMPFLDCLFYNHGDQYRYKEATRQACEQRQIPYLDIFDQWMQRSQGWRSDRLTGDGLHPNTLGYQDLLEAVLNWKELSQYHCQADYRAELQQELS, translated from the coding sequence ATGCCAAGTTTTCCGACTTCTACCTTAATGCAAATATCTGTAGCGCCAAAACTTTGTCAACCTTTAAAGATTGTCGCCTTGGGGGATAGCTTAGTATATGGATACGGTGATCCAGAGAAAGGCGGTTGGGTGGAACAATTGCGACGGTGGTGGATGTTACCGGACAGTGTGGGTCATGTGCTTTATAATTTGGGGGTAAGGGGCGATCGCACACAGCAAATATGCCAACGTTTAGAAGTGGAATTTCGTCACCGGGGAGAAATCCGCAATCGTGTTCCTGACTTGATTATTTTGTCTGTCGGTGTGAACGATACACCTCGATTAAGAAGTCCTAACGGCAGAAATTACACAGATTTTGGTCAGTTTGAATCAGAAATCGCCACATTGCTGGATCAAGCTCAAAAACTCTGTCCCGTGCTGTTTGTGGGGATGGTTCCCGTAGACGAAAGCAAAATGCCCTTCCTTGATTGTTTATTTTATAATCATGGCGACCAATACCGCTACAAAGAAGCAACACGACAAGCTTGTGAACAAAGACAGATTCCCTATTTAGATATTTTTGATCAATGGATGCAGCGGAGTCAAGGATGGAGAAGCGATCGCCTCACCGGGGACGGACTGCACCCCAACACACTTGGTTATCAGGACTTATTAGAAGCCGTACTCAACTGGAAAGAATTATCCCAATATCATTGTCAAGCTGATTATCGGGCAGAATTACAGCAAGAGTTGAGTTGA
- a CDS encoding RNA-guided endonuclease InsQ/TnpB family protein has translation MGVQQVLLSPNNETKAVLEYLCEQSGKLYNSGVYFARQTFFKTGKLLTGKFDLIYEPSVSKTMVAQSMPSIPAQQTLLSVTESFKSFKKLRSLFLKEQLHFKPKAPGYLTSSKLFKVAYPNSGGQKPSLVNGQLRFSLGLTVKRWFGISEFFLPMPSNIDIAKVKEFTILPKNGVFYLEMSYEVEKQNHVLDINQALSIDLGTADNLAACVDTFGNSLLIDARAMKAMNQLWNKKVSTRKDGKSEAYWDNWLDRVTRKRNHQMRDGINKAAKLIVDHCLKYGIGTLVIGWNEGFKSNANMGRINNQKFVQMPLGKLKTRLIQLCDLHGIRFQETEEAYTSKASFLNGDSLPKFGEKPDGWKASGKRVKRGLYQSGNGSMINADLNGAANILRKVASNLSLDLGLLGRRCLTTVARIKLWALPKFTLSAESQRL, from the coding sequence ATGGGAGTACAGCAGGTTTTGTTGTCTCCCAATAATGAAACAAAGGCAGTGTTAGAGTATCTTTGTGAGCAATCTGGCAAACTATATAACAGCGGTGTTTATTTTGCTCGACAAACATTTTTTAAAACTGGAAAGTTGTTAACGGGCAAGTTTGATTTGATTTATGAGCCTTCAGTTTCTAAAACTATGGTTGCTCAATCAATGCCATCTATCCCAGCGCAACAAACGCTCTTATCTGTAACCGAGTCATTCAAATCTTTTAAAAAATTACGTTCTTTGTTCCTTAAAGAACAACTACACTTCAAACCTAAAGCCCCCGGCTATTTAACAAGTTCTAAACTTTTCAAAGTTGCCTATCCTAATAGCGGTGGACAAAAGCCTAGTCTAGTTAATGGGCAACTTAGATTCTCGTTGGGACTAACAGTTAAAAGATGGTTTGGAATTTCTGAATTTTTCCTACCAATGCCGTCAAATATAGATATTGCCAAGGTTAAAGAGTTTACTATTCTACCTAAGAACGGTGTTTTTTATCTAGAGATGTCTTATGAAGTCGAGAAACAAAACCACGTTTTAGATATTAATCAGGCATTATCTATTGACTTGGGAACGGCTGATAATTTAGCGGCTTGCGTTGATACATTTGGCAATTCCCTATTGATTGATGCCCGTGCAATGAAAGCTATGAACCAGTTGTGGAATAAGAAAGTATCTACTCGCAAGGACGGAAAGTCAGAAGCTTATTGGGATAACTGGTTAGACCGTGTAACCCGTAAACGTAACCATCAAATGCGTGACGGTATTAACAAAGCTGCAAAACTAATTGTTGACCATTGCTTAAAATATGGCATTGGTACGTTAGTAATTGGTTGGAATGAAGGGTTTAAATCTAACGCCAATATGGGAAGGATTAACAATCAAAAGTTTGTCCAAATGCCATTAGGTAAACTCAAAACCCGGCTAATCCAACTTTGCGATTTGCACGGTATTAGATTTCAAGAAACTGAGGAAGCGTACACATCAAAAGCTAGTTTTCTAAATGGAGACTCCCTACCCAAGTTTGGTGAAAAACCAGACGGGTGGAAAGCATCTGGAAAGCGTGTTAAACGTGGCTTGTATCAGTCAGGTAATGGTTCAATGATAAATGCAGATTTGAACGGCGCAGCTAACATTCTGCGAAAAGTAGCCAGCAATCTAAGCTTAGACTTAGGCTTACTGGGTAGACGGTGTTTGACGACCGTAGCGAGAATTAAACTTTGGGCATTGCCTAAATTTACTCTGTCCGCAGAATCTCAGCGGCTTTAG
- a CDS encoding ABC transporter permease, whose product MNLLESVNMAFATLSANKLRSGLTMLGIIIGNASVISMIGIGQGAQNLVLGKLEAFGANQLTVYSNFEDDEGMKFPDAQLVLSDAEAIKAQVPSVSQVAPVDEQKMPISFNNKLTSTTVKGTTSDLLAVQNLVLVTGRMFNQKQQQQQAQVTVLGAETSRKLFGYENPVGQEVMINNISFQVIGLLQSKGAFAGENLDQTAIVPLTIFANRLVGRRSISDIPLSYILVTAKNRDSVRAAGFQITNILARLHGKKDVAVFANKKFQELVVQVTSILSLLLALIAAISLLVGGIGIMNIMLVSVTERTQEIGLRKAVGATQNDILAQFLIEAIILSLSGCLLGIILGVGGTIPLAFFTPLTPQFPLYAIAVAVTISGSIGLVFGVFPARQAAMLDPIVALRSG is encoded by the coding sequence ATGAATTTGTTAGAAAGTGTGAATATGGCTTTTGCCACTCTCTCTGCTAATAAACTCCGTAGCGGACTAACTATGCTGGGAATAATTATTGGCAATGCTTCTGTTATTAGTATGATTGGGATTGGACAGGGCGCACAAAATCTTGTATTGGGCAAACTTGAGGCTTTTGGCGCAAATCAACTCACGGTATATAGTAATTTTGAAGATGATGAAGGCATGAAATTTCCTGATGCCCAATTGGTGTTATCAGACGCAGAAGCAATTAAAGCTCAAGTTCCTAGTGTTAGTCAAGTTGCGCCTGTAGATGAGCAAAAAATGCCAATTAGCTTTAATAATAAATTAACATCAACAACTGTTAAAGGAACTACGTCTGATTTGCTTGCTGTGCAGAATCTTGTGCTTGTCACTGGCAGAATGTTTAATCAAAAACAACAGCAACAACAGGCTCAAGTCACTGTTTTGGGTGCAGAAACTAGCCGCAAGTTGTTCGGTTATGAAAATCCTGTTGGACAAGAAGTGATGATTAATAATATCTCGTTTCAAGTGATTGGTTTGTTGCAATCAAAGGGTGCATTTGCTGGGGAGAATTTGGACCAAACTGCAATTGTCCCACTGACAATATTTGCTAATAGATTAGTTGGACGCAGATCAATATCTGATATTCCTCTCAGTTATATTTTAGTGACTGCCAAAAATAGAGATAGTGTTCGCGCGGCAGGTTTTCAAATTACTAATATTCTGGCTCGACTACATGGTAAAAAAGATGTGGCTGTTTTCGCTAATAAAAAGTTTCAAGAATTGGTAGTTCAGGTGACTAGTATTTTATCTTTATTATTAGCTTTAATTGCTGCCATTTCTCTGTTAGTAGGTGGAATTGGTATCATGAATATTATGTTAGTTTCTGTGACTGAACGCACTCAAGAAATTGGTTTACGCAAGGCAGTTGGGGCAACTCAGAATGATATTTTAGCGCAGTTTTTAATTGAGGCAATTATTCTCTCTCTTTCTGGCTGTTTGCTGGGGATAATTTTAGGAGTTGGGGGAACTATCCCCTTGGCATTTTTCACGCCTTTAACTCCTCAATTTCCTCTATATGCGATCGCTGTGGCTGTGACAATATCTGGTAGCATAGGCTTAGTTTTCGGTGTCTTTCCCGCCCGACAAGCTGCTATGTTAGATCCCATTGTCGCCCTCAGAAGTGGCTGA
- a CDS encoding efflux RND transporter periplasmic adaptor subunit, protein MNIKNPTPLLIGLTAFGLSGIAIAYFSHWYQPSKKDITDLTVPVTTSDLKIKIKTNGVVQPVRKINIGPRETGRIAKLYVDEGSYVQKGQLVAEMERQAFQAQVNQYRALLWKAKAELQEKRKGYRPEEIAIAQADVHKYTAQVREAQSRLALASQRVQRRQYPVSQGAISRDELDAALNEEKSAKDNLQQAKFSLISAQQQLKKLLSGYQAEEITKAAAEVAQATAQLQFYENQLENTFIRAPFAGLITRRFAQAGDFVTPNTSVSTNEGGTSASIAELSSGLEIEAKVPEVNMAQIQKNQPVEIRLDAFPEKVFQGQVRLIAPRGVKEENVTFMRVKIALATGQDQLKVGLNVKLTFLVNDIRNALVIPSAAVVSGKQGQVGVLLPDKDNQAKFHPIQVGITSGDKTQILGGLSEGERVFIQPPANQLIDGVDRPMGS, encoded by the coding sequence ATGAACATCAAAAATCCGACTCCTTTGTTAATTGGGCTGACTGCATTTGGTTTATCTGGAATTGCTATTGCTTATTTCAGCCATTGGTATCAACCCAGCAAAAAAGATATTACAGATTTGACAGTCCCTGTCACTACCAGCGACTTAAAAATTAAAATCAAAACCAATGGAGTCGTGCAACCAGTTCGCAAAATTAATATTGGACCAAGAGAAACCGGTCGAATTGCCAAACTCTATGTAGATGAAGGTAGTTATGTCCAAAAAGGACAATTAGTCGCAGAAATGGAGCGTCAAGCCTTTCAAGCTCAGGTAAATCAGTATCGAGCGCTGTTATGGAAAGCAAAAGCTGAGTTGCAAGAAAAGCGTAAGGGTTATAGACCAGAAGAAATTGCGATCGCTCAAGCTGATGTGCATAAGTATACAGCCCAAGTGCGGGAAGCTCAATCTCGCTTGGCATTAGCTTCTCAACGAGTCCAGCGTAGGCAATATCCTGTATCACAAGGGGCAATCTCCCGTGATGAACTAGATGCTGCTTTAAATGAGGAAAAAAGCGCCAAGGATAACTTACAACAAGCTAAATTTAGTCTGATATCTGCTCAACAACAACTAAAGAAACTACTTTCCGGCTATCAAGCTGAGGAAATTACCAAAGCTGCTGCTGAAGTAGCTCAAGCAACTGCCCAATTGCAATTTTACGAAAATCAGTTAGAAAATACTTTCATTCGCGCTCCTTTTGCTGGCTTAATTACCCGACGTTTTGCCCAAGCTGGCGATTTCGTAACCCCAAATACTTCTGTTTCCACTAATGAAGGGGGAACTAGCGCCTCTATTGCTGAATTATCCAGTGGTTTGGAAATAGAAGCTAAGGTTCCCGAAGTAAATATGGCGCAGATTCAGAAAAATCAGCCTGTAGAAATTCGCCTTGATGCTTTTCCTGAAAAAGTTTTTCAAGGGCAAGTCCGTTTGATTGCTCCCAGGGGAGTTAAGGAAGAAAATGTCACTTTTATGCGAGTCAAGATTGCTTTGGCAACAGGCCAAGATCAACTCAAGGTAGGGCTAAATGTAAAGTTAACTTTTCTGGTGAATGATATTCGCAATGCTTTGGTAATTCCTTCGGCTGCTGTGGTTTCTGGTAAGCAGGGGCAAGTGGGTGTATTGTTACCAGACAAAGATAATCAAGCAAAATTTCATCCGATACAAGTAGGAATTACTTCTGGTGATAAAACGCAAATTTTGGGCGGACTTTCGGAAGGTGAACGGGTTTTTATCCAACCACCAGCTAATCAATTAATTGATGGTGTTGATCGTCCTATGGGATCTTAG
- a CDS encoding ABC transporter ATP-binding protein, with protein MSDLRVWAEDYSRVLWRSLPLLWTAAPQEMVFLIAVTLLQGFLPGVSVWITKLVVDTVATALTTGKVLDDSILWYLVAAWVGSLLLETLLYPWIFALQGNLNDKLAAHISLLLMRKADSFSDLSRFEDAEFYDELQLLQQQVSYKPLNLVENLVELIRSLITLIVVVGLLIPLAFWIPIVIAIATIPQIVVSSQYGRAIWITLFENSPQARKMEYYTTVMLTDTYAKEIRLFQLGTFFMQLYGQAFQSLHQSMRHLRGKQAFWSSSLAILSTLGNGFSFYWVVKQAFRGLLSPGSVLLFVQSLTYFQNNLERFVSHWLDLFENIIYMQQFFNFLDSPTPMTLNIPGEKIPTPIRAGITFEQVDFHYPDGRLALKDISFTLYPGQTVAIVGENGAGKTTLVKLLTRLYDPTTGRIIVDGIDLRDLNLDQWRQQIAGVFQDFGHYSLTLGENIALGNLAALENREILRYAVEKADIVNLVDDFPSGEDTQLGKQFGGTELSGGQWQKLALARAFVRQEAQLLLLDEPTAALDPRSECDFYLRFVELAEGKTTILITHRLASVRMADRILVLKDGHLIEDGTHQELLQLGGEYTALWNMQVEQYGV; from the coding sequence CTAGTAGTAGATACTGTGGCTACAGCTTTAACAACTGGTAAAGTCTTAGATGATTCCATTCTATGGTATTTGGTAGCAGCATGGGTGGGATCTTTGCTATTAGAAACCCTGCTTTATCCTTGGATATTTGCACTTCAGGGGAATCTCAATGATAAATTAGCGGCTCACATTAGTTTATTATTAATGCGAAAAGCCGATAGTTTTTCGGACTTGAGTAGATTTGAAGATGCTGAATTTTATGATGAGTTACAGCTTCTCCAACAACAGGTTAGCTATAAACCCTTAAACTTAGTTGAAAATTTGGTGGAATTAATTCGCTCATTGATTACTTTAATTGTGGTAGTTGGGCTATTAATTCCCCTGGCTTTTTGGATACCCATTGTGATTGCGATCGCCACTATACCCCAAATAGTAGTTTCTTCCCAATATGGTAGAGCTATTTGGATCACTTTATTTGAGAACAGTCCTCAAGCCCGAAAAATGGAGTATTACACCACAGTAATGCTCACTGATACCTATGCCAAAGAAATCAGGTTATTTCAGCTAGGTACATTTTTTATGCAGCTTTACGGACAAGCTTTTCAATCTTTACATCAATCTATGCGTCATTTGCGGGGTAAACAGGCATTTTGGTCATCTAGTTTAGCTATTCTGAGTACATTAGGAAATGGTTTTTCTTTCTATTGGGTAGTTAAACAAGCTTTTAGAGGACTGTTAAGCCCAGGAAGTGTCCTTTTATTCGTACAATCATTAACTTACTTCCAGAATAATCTCGAAAGATTTGTCAGTCATTGGTTGGATTTATTTGAGAATATTATCTATATGCAGCAGTTTTTCAACTTTCTCGACAGTCCTACCCCGATGACATTGAACATACCTGGAGAAAAAATCCCCACTCCGATTCGTGCAGGTATTACTTTTGAGCAAGTTGATTTTCACTACCCAGATGGTAGATTAGCACTCAAGGATATTTCTTTTACCCTTTACCCCGGCCAAACAGTAGCCATAGTTGGAGAAAATGGCGCAGGTAAAACCACTTTAGTTAAGCTATTAACAAGGCTTTACGACCCGACCACAGGACGGATTATCGTTGATGGTATAGACCTCAGAGATTTGAATTTAGACCAGTGGCGACAGCAAATTGCGGGAGTTTTCCAAGACTTTGGACATTACTCGCTCACCCTGGGAGAAAATATCGCATTAGGAAACCTCGCCGCCCTAGAAAATCGAGAAATTCTCAGATATGCGGTAGAAAAAGCCGATATCGTCAACCTAGTGGATGATTTTCCCAGTGGAGAAGATACACAATTGGGTAAACAGTTTGGCGGTACAGAACTTTCTGGAGGACAGTGGCAAAAATTAGCTCTAGCTCGTGCCTTTGTTCGCCAAGAAGCCCAACTACTCCTTTTAGATGAGCCTACCGCCGCACTAGACCCCCGCAGCGAGTGTGATTTCTACCTGCGTTTTGTGGAACTAGCTGAAGGGAAAACTACCATCCTGATTACCCACAGATTAGCCTCAGTGCGAATGGCTGACCGGATATTAGTCCTCAAAGATGGTCATTTAATTGAAGATGGTACTCACCAAGAACTTTTACAACTGGGAGGCGAATATACCGCTCTATGGAATATGCAGGTAGAACAGTATGGTGTGTAA